One segment of Bacteroidota bacterium DNA contains the following:
- the rhuM gene encoding RhuM family protein: MDRNSHIELYQADSGETKISVKLEDDTVWLSLNQMSDLFQRDKSVVSRHIGNVFKEEELVREATVAKYATVQIEGGREVERAIEYFNLDVIISVGYRIKSQRGTQFRIWANKVLKEYLVKGFTINEQRLSQEVQQLKNLQESVKLHGKVLEFKELTSDESAGLLF; encoded by the coding sequence TTGGATAGAAACTCACATATCGAATTGTACCAAGCAGATTCGGGGGAAACAAAGATATCTGTAAAACTTGAGGATGATACAGTATGGCTTAGCCTGAATCAAATGTCAGACTTATTCCAGCGGGATAAGTCGGTGGTTTCAAGACATATAGGGAATGTATTCAAGGAGGAAGAGCTGGTTCGTGAGGCAACTGTTGCAAAATATGCAACAGTTCAGATTGAAGGAGGCAGAGAGGTAGAAAGAGCAATTGAATACTTCAACCTAGACGTGATCATTTCCGTTGGCTACAGGATTAAGTCGCAAAGAGGCACCCAATTCAGGATATGGGCGAATAAAGTGTTAAAGGAATATTTGGTTAAGGGATTCACTATTAATGAACAGCGATTATCCCAGGAAGTACAACAACTGAAGAATCTTCAGGAATCAGTAAAACTGCATGGGAAAGTATTAGAATTTAAGGAGCTGACTTCAGATGAAAGTGCTGGATTGCTCTTTTAA